In a single window of the Desulfonatronovibrio magnus genome:
- the thrC gene encoding threonine synthase yields the protein MTDVNFPDYRGALEYYCLGCNQVFSINKLHYTCPRCSGVFLLTDRSFDSLKQTPGRKWREILDARAASKNLALRGIFRFYELIAPVVEKQDIIYLGEGNTPIIPASKHLEAQTGQKLAFKNDGQNPSASFKDRGMACAFSYLKKLVRENGWDQVLTICASTGDTSASAALYGAYVGEPVKTVVILPMGKVTTQQLSQPLGSGARVIELPGVFDDCMRVVEYLADNFRVALLNSKNAWRILGQESYAFEIAQWYDWDLQGKAVFVPIGNAGNITAIMAGFLKMYELEIITALPRIFGVQSSHADPVFKYYSQDRQDRKYNPVQVQASVAQAAMIGNPVSFPRVQALAQKYEKIEGDGSFHVIQVEEQAIVEGMLLANQNGHIACTQGGECLAGMLKARESGLLNREETAILDATAHALKFSDFQDKYFSNSFSPEYEITPRQEYINLPVEVMSLEDKNRLSQEEFTKAAVKEIAGLLGLSS from the coding sequence ATGACTGATGTCAATTTCCCGGACTACAGGGGTGCTCTGGAATATTACTGTCTTGGATGCAACCAGGTTTTTTCCATAAATAAATTGCATTACACCTGTCCACGCTGCTCCGGCGTATTCCTTCTTACTGACAGGTCTTTTGACAGTTTGAAGCAAACACCTGGGCGCAAATGGCGTGAAATACTGGATGCAAGAGCGGCATCCAAGAATCTTGCTCTTAGAGGGATTTTCAGGTTTTACGAGCTTATTGCTCCAGTAGTGGAAAAGCAGGATATTATATACTTAGGCGAGGGTAATACACCCATTATTCCTGCATCAAAACATCTTGAGGCCCAAACTGGTCAGAAGCTGGCTTTTAAGAATGATGGCCAGAATCCCAGTGCTTCCTTTAAGGATAGAGGTATGGCCTGCGCGTTCAGTTACTTGAAAAAACTGGTGCGTGAAAATGGATGGGATCAAGTTTTGACCATCTGTGCATCCACAGGGGATACATCTGCCTCGGCAGCTCTTTATGGTGCGTATGTGGGCGAGCCTGTCAAAACTGTAGTCATACTGCCCATGGGTAAGGTGACAACCCAGCAGCTTTCCCAGCCTCTTGGCAGCGGTGCCAGGGTTATAGAGCTGCCTGGAGTGTTTGATGACTGCATGAGAGTTGTGGAGTATCTAGCAGATAATTTCCGAGTAGCACTTCTTAATTCTAAAAATGCCTGGCGTATCCTGGGGCAGGAAAGTTATGCTTTTGAAATTGCCCAGTGGTATGACTGGGATTTACAGGGCAAGGCTGTGTTTGTTCCCATTGGCAACGCTGGAAACATAACTGCTATAATGGCCGGTTTTCTGAAAATGTACGAACTTGAAATAATCACTGCTTTGCCTAGAATATTCGGGGTGCAGTCCAGTCATGCGGATCCAGTGTTTAAATATTACAGTCAGGATAGACAAGACAGGAAATACAATCCTGTACAGGTCCAGGCCAGTGTGGCTCAGGCAGCAATGATTGGCAATCCTGTTTCTTTCCCCAGGGTTCAGGCTCTTGCTCAAAAGTATGAAAAAATTGAGGGAGATGGCAGTTTCCATGTCATTCAGGTGGAAGAGCAGGCCATTGTGGAAGGTATGCTTCTCGCCAATCAAAATGGTCATATTGCCTGCACTCAGGGTGGAGAATGCCTGGCAGGAATGCTCAAGGCAAGGGAGTCAGGTTTGCTGAACAGAGAAGAGACGGCTATTCTGGATGCTACTGCTCACGCACTCAAGTTCAGCGACTTTCAGGATAAGTATTTCAGCAACAGTTTTTCTCCTGAATATGAGATTACACCAAGGCAAGAATATATCAATTTGCCTGTGGAGGTTATGAGTCTGGAAGATAAAAACAGGCTGAGCCAGGAAGAGTTCACAAAGGCGGCAGTTAAAGAGATTGCCGGCCTGCTTGGGTTGAGCTCATGA
- a CDS encoding radical SAM protein — MIQFKHPQPNKAFGPIWPVFVPFAGCPHRCSFCSQLAQTGQTPIPLHRLAQSFFQSITERYNRTKAPIGLGFYGGTFTAIRQKDLLMMLKTASALKQAGAVNHIRCSTRPDYVSKSILRKLQAHQVDLIELGVQSFDNNVLKKAGRGYSGRTAIKACQLIKESGFDLGIQLMPGLPGCSGAIFLKDIRKTIQAEPALARIYPCLVLDNTELKNMFCLGLFSPWSLAQTVHLVSLGLLSLWLAGISVIRIGLTPEKSLLDSIWAGPWDPGLGSKCRSLALRSYFTARIAALGRPVKRVMLPEKCISDFWGHKRINERHFQRYSIIRKNVQIWNRDYFRVY; from the coding sequence ATGATACAATTTAAACATCCTCAACCCAATAAAGCGTTCGGTCCCATATGGCCGGTATTTGTTCCTTTTGCTGGATGTCCTCATCGGTGCTCTTTCTGTTCTCAACTGGCTCAAACCGGTCAGACACCCATTCCCTTACATAGATTAGCTCAGTCTTTTTTTCAAAGTATCACCGAGAGGTATAACAGGACCAAAGCTCCAATAGGTCTCGGATTTTATGGAGGCACTTTCACTGCCATCAGGCAAAAAGATCTGCTGATGATGCTTAAAACTGCGTCAGCCCTGAAACAGGCAGGTGCTGTTAATCATATTCGTTGTTCCACTCGCCCGGATTACGTAAGCAAGTCCATCCTGAGAAAATTACAAGCTCATCAGGTTGATCTGATTGAGCTTGGGGTGCAAAGCTTTGATAACAATGTATTGAAAAAGGCTGGCAGGGGATATTCAGGAAGGACCGCCATTAAGGCTTGTCAGTTGATAAAGGAGTCCGGTTTTGATCTGGGCATTCAATTAATGCCTGGCCTGCCAGGTTGCAGCGGCGCTATCTTTTTAAAAGATATCCGGAAAACCATTCAGGCAGAACCAGCACTGGCCCGCATTTATCCTTGCCTTGTACTGGATAATACCGAGCTTAAAAATATGTTCTGTCTTGGATTGTTCAGTCCATGGTCCTTAGCTCAGACAGTTCACCTTGTTTCTCTTGGGCTTTTAAGTCTCTGGCTTGCAGGCATTTCAGTAATCAGGATCGGGCTGACTCCTGAAAAGTCTTTGCTTGACAGCATATGGGCAGGCCCCTGGGATCCAGGGCTTGGCAGTAAGTGCAGATCCCTGGCTCTTCGCAGTTACTTTACCGCCCGAATTGCTGCACTGGGAAGACCGGTTAAGCGGGTTATGCTCCCTGAAAAGTGCATAAGTGATTTCTGGGGACATAAACGAATCAATGAAAGGCATTTCCAGAGATATTCCATAATTAGAAAAAACGTCCAGATATGGAACAGGGATTATTTCAGGGTGTATTAG
- a CDS encoding HIT family protein, translated as MDGLQCYRYELYDLIMAVEPKTYYTGGILVNDCIFCGIVGGKIPCAKVLETDNVIAFLDIAPVAKGHTLVIPKKHLANILEMDIDLAADLHEAVQKVGRSMLASLKADGFNLGMNNFEAAGQLVMHAHYHIIPRYNGDELKLWPQHSYDNEKEMEIYRSKIALIW; from the coding sequence ATGGATGGTCTGCAATGTTACAGGTACGAGCTATATGATTTAATCATGGCTGTCGAGCCCAAGACATATTATACTGGAGGAATACTTGTGAATGATTGTATATTTTGCGGCATAGTTGGCGGGAAAATTCCCTGCGCTAAAGTTCTGGAGACCGACAATGTCATAGCTTTTCTTGATATTGCCCCTGTTGCAAAGGGACATACTCTGGTCATTCCTAAAAAGCACCTGGCGAATATTCTGGAAATGGACATAGATCTGGCTGCTGATCTGCATGAAGCCGTACAAAAGGTTGGCAGATCAATGCTTGCCTCTTTGAAAGCTGATGGCTTCAATCTGGGTATGAACAATTTTGAGGCTGCAGGACAGTTAGTAATGCATGCTCATTACCATATAATACCTCGTTACAACGGCGATGAGCTGAAACTATGGCCGCAGCATTCTTATGACAATGAAAAGGAAATGGAGATTTATCGCTCAAAAATTGCTCTTATATGGTGA
- a CDS encoding HU family DNA-binding protein: MSQTLTKAHIVDKIFKDSPKRRSDVQKQVEALLKIIKKGIKKDHSLLISGFGKFETRNKKPRRGRNPYTNEDLMLEGRKVVVFRLSHNLRKTINQQG; encoded by the coding sequence ATGTCGCAAACGCTGACAAAAGCTCATATTGTTGACAAAATATTCAAAGACAGTCCCAAGAGACGTTCTGATGTCCAAAAACAGGTAGAGGCTTTATTAAAGATAATCAAAAAGGGTATTAAAAAAGATCACTCTTTGCTGATCAGCGGCTTTGGAAAGTTTGAAACTCGCAATAAAAAGCCGCGCAGAGGCAGAAATCCCTATACTAATGAGGATTTGATGCTTGAGGGGAGAAAAGTAGTAGTTTTCAGGCTTTCACATAATTTACGAAAAACAATCAATCAGCAAGGATGA
- a CDS encoding septal ring lytic transglycosylase RlpA family protein: MRSMSITEYICLILIVFLSLTQLAGCAKKIQPPPVRTPDQTARPAAPVQPPASSPAQSSQTASSGSLQNSHPTQNKYTVLGQTYTPLSTYEGYEEEGIASWYGPKFHGRKTSNGEIFNMYEMTAAHRVLPMNTKVRVTNLDNGKVIDLRINDRGPFARNRIIDLSFAAARKIDMIGPGTARVRVEATGSVPRDQMKGNFYVQVGSFSSRDNAEAFRRNLRSSGYSESRIQKISRDNSNFWRVQAGKFSNLLAAEQARDKLQKEYPGAFILAD, encoded by the coding sequence ATGCGCAGTATGTCAATTACTGAATACATATGTTTGATACTGATAGTCTTTTTGTCCCTGACTCAATTAGCAGGATGTGCAAAAAAAATTCAACCTCCACCAGTGCGCACCCCGGACCAGACCGCTCGACCTGCAGCGCCGGTTCAGCCGCCAGCATCTTCACCGGCTCAATCCAGTCAGACTGCATCTTCCGGAAGCCTGCAAAACAGCCACCCAACACAGAATAAGTATACAGTATTAGGCCAGACATACACTCCGTTAAGCACATATGAAGGTTACGAAGAAGAAGGTATAGCATCCTGGTACGGCCCCAAATTTCATGGACGTAAAACATCCAACGGGGAAATCTTCAACATGTACGAAATGACTGCTGCTCACAGGGTGCTGCCCATGAATACCAAGGTGAGGGTCACTAATCTGGACAACGGAAAAGTCATTGACCTTCGAATTAATGACCGTGGGCCCTTTGCCCGCAACAGAATAATAGACCTTTCATTTGCCGCAGCCAGAAAAATCGACATGATCGGACCTGGTACAGCCCGGGTCAGGGTTGAGGCCACAGGCAGCGTGCCCCGTGACCAGATGAAGGGTAATTTTTATGTTCAGGTAGGGTCATTTTCTTCCAGAGACAACGCCGAAGCATTCCGAAGAAACCTCAGGTCCAGCGGTTACAGTGAATCCAGAATTCAAAAAATATCTCGAGATAATAGCAATTTCTGGCGTGTTCAAGCTGGAAAGTTCAGCAATCTTCTTGCAGCTGAACAGGCTCGGGATAAATTACAGAAAGAGTACCCTGGAGCGTTCATCCTTGCTGATTGA
- a CDS encoding FAD-dependent oxidoreductase, with the protein MSQEKVGAVMVVGGGIAGIQSALDLAEAGYYVYLVEKSAGIGGVMSQLDKTFPTNDCSMUIISPKLVECGRHLNIELLTLAEVEGISGAEGNFQVKVRQKPRVVDMEKCIACNLCAEKCPKKVADEYNEGLVKRKSAYIKYGQTVPLKYAVEMDTCIYFVKGGNKGKKGGGKCRACEKYCPTGAIDLDQEFKDEIKEINVGSVILTPGFKSFDPTPFDTYQYSNFKDVVTGLEYERLLSSNGPCMGHLVRPSDQKEPKKIAWLQCVGSRNINKCDNGYCSSVCCMYAIKQAIVTAEHTTGDVEQTIFYMDIRTHGKEFDQYFELAKKKGIKFVPSRIHSTYPGDGGGVEVEYFDESKGQRVVEGFDMLVLSTGLEVSESVKELAGKLDIKLDKYSFAESSSFTPSATNIPGIFASGCFQSPKDIPQSVTDASAAAASAAISLSSQRGTLAKERTFPAERDVSTEEPRVGVFVCSCGINIAGTIDVNNLAEYAKGLPNVVFVDNNLFSCSQDTQVMIKEKITEHNLNRVVVAACTPRTHEPLFRETMKDAGLNEYLFEMANIRNQNSWVHSQEPEKALEKARDQVRMAVAKASMLVPLEHLTVNVNQSALVVGGGISGMISALGLADQGYETILLEKTDRLGGNAWSLVSTWRGEDIKKFLEEIINKVENHPNIKLYKDAQLKSSKGAVGDFVSEVEIAGEKRAIKYGIAVVCTGGKELKPEEYLYGQDQRIFTHLEFDKELMDHKPALEKAKGAVFIQCVGSREPDRPYCSRVCCTHTMHSALELKKANPDMPVYVLYRDIRTYGAREDLYREAREKGVIFIRYNLENKPVVAKDGEDIVVTVKDHVLQRNVEIRPGYLVLASAILPSDNKDLVDLYKCGLNSDGFLQEAHAKLRPVDLSVDGMFLAGLCHYPKPVDEAIAQAQAAVSRASTILSRAVMPLDSIKSYVTENCDGCAICVDTCPYGAIKLTGYEEDGVDHKKIETNKALCKGCGICEATCPKHGVYIHGFTNEQLKAQIYAALENV; encoded by the coding sequence ATGTCACAAGAGAAAGTAGGCGCAGTCATGGTTGTCGGTGGTGGTATTGCCGGCATTCAATCCGCTCTGGACCTGGCTGAAGCCGGCTATTACGTTTATCTTGTGGAGAAGTCAGCCGGTATCGGCGGCGTAATGTCGCAATTAGACAAGACTTTTCCCACCAATGACTGCTCCATGTGAATTATCTCGCCAAAATTGGTCGAGTGCGGTCGGCACTTGAATATTGAGCTTTTGACTCTGGCTGAGGTAGAAGGAATCAGTGGCGCTGAAGGAAACTTTCAGGTCAAAGTTCGTCAGAAACCACGAGTAGTGGACATGGAAAAGTGTATCGCCTGTAACCTTTGTGCGGAAAAGTGTCCCAAAAAGGTTGCTGACGAATACAATGAAGGGCTGGTCAAGAGAAAGTCCGCCTACATTAAGTATGGTCAGACTGTTCCCTTGAAGTACGCCGTAGAGATGGACACCTGTATTTATTTTGTCAAGGGAGGCAACAAGGGCAAAAAGGGCGGCGGAAAATGCCGGGCCTGTGAAAAATACTGTCCTACCGGAGCCATTGATCTTGACCAGGAATTCAAGGACGAGATCAAGGAAATCAACGTGGGATCAGTTATTCTCACGCCAGGCTTTAAATCTTTTGATCCCACTCCTTTTGACACCTATCAGTACTCCAATTTCAAGGATGTAGTTACCGGGCTGGAGTATGAAAGACTGCTTTCCTCCAATGGACCCTGTATGGGGCACCTTGTAAGACCTTCTGACCAGAAGGAGCCCAAAAAGATAGCATGGCTCCAATGTGTTGGTTCAAGAAATATCAACAAATGTGATAATGGGTACTGTTCCTCTGTTTGCTGTATGTATGCCATTAAGCAGGCCATAGTTACTGCCGAGCATACCACAGGAGACGTTGAGCAGACGATCTTCTACATGGATATAAGAACCCACGGAAAAGAGTTTGACCAGTACTTTGAACTGGCCAAGAAAAAGGGCATCAAGTTTGTACCCAGTCGAATTCACAGCACCTATCCTGGAGACGGCGGCGGAGTTGAGGTTGAATATTTCGATGAATCCAAGGGACAAAGAGTAGTTGAAGGCTTTGACATGCTGGTTCTTTCAACTGGTCTTGAAGTAAGCGAAAGTGTCAAGGAACTGGCTGGTAAACTTGATATCAAGCTGGACAAGTACAGTTTTGCAGAAAGTTCCAGCTTTACTCCTTCAGCTACGAATATTCCAGGTATTTTTGCCAGTGGCTGTTTCCAGAGCCCTAAAGATATTCCTCAATCGGTTACAGACGCATCAGCAGCTGCGGCATCAGCAGCAATATCCTTAAGCAGTCAGAGAGGGACCCTGGCCAAGGAAAGGACTTTTCCGGCTGAAAGGGATGTATCCACTGAGGAACCAAGAGTGGGCGTCTTTGTATGTTCCTGTGGCATCAATATTGCCGGAACCATAGACGTTAATAATCTGGCCGAATACGCAAAAGGGCTGCCCAATGTGGTTTTTGTGGATAATAACCTCTTTTCCTGTTCTCAAGATACCCAGGTTATGATCAAGGAAAAGATTACTGAACATAATCTGAACAGAGTAGTGGTGGCAGCCTGTACTCCCAGAACTCATGAGCCGTTGTTCAGAGAAACCATGAAAGATGCCGGGCTCAATGAATACCTTTTTGAAATGGCCAATATCCGCAATCAGAACAGTTGGGTGCATTCCCAGGAGCCGGAGAAAGCCTTAGAAAAGGCCAGAGATCAGGTGCGCATGGCTGTGGCTAAAGCGTCCATGCTGGTGCCCTTGGAACATCTGACAGTTAATGTTAACCAGTCTGCCCTGGTTGTGGGAGGCGGTATTTCAGGCATGATTTCTGCCCTGGGGCTTGCTGATCAGGGTTATGAAACTATTCTTCTGGAAAAGACCGACAGGCTGGGCGGAAATGCCTGGAGCTTAGTCAGCACCTGGCGTGGTGAAGATATCAAGAAATTCCTGGAAGAGATAATTAACAAGGTGGAAAACCACCCCAATATCAAACTTTATAAAGATGCCCAGCTCAAGAGCAGCAAAGGCGCTGTGGGCGATTTTGTCAGTGAAGTGGAAATAGCTGGTGAGAAGAGGGCCATCAAGTATGGTATTGCAGTAGTATGTACTGGCGGTAAGGAGCTCAAACCCGAAGAATACCTTTACGGTCAGGATCAGAGGATCTTTACCCATCTTGAGTTTGACAAGGAGCTCATGGACCATAAACCTGCTCTGGAAAAGGCCAAAGGCGCTGTGTTTATTCAGTGCGTAGGTTCACGCGAACCGGACAGGCCATATTGCAGCAGGGTTTGCTGTACGCATACCATGCATTCAGCCCTGGAGCTCAAAAAAGCCAACCCAGACATGCCTGTTTATGTCCTTTACCGTGACATCCGTACTTATGGTGCAAGAGAAGATCTATACAGAGAAGCCAGAGAAAAGGGTGTTATCTTCATCCGGTACAACCTTGAAAACAAACCTGTTGTTGCCAAGGACGGTGAAGATATCGTTGTCACAGTCAAGGATCATGTACTGCAGCGAAATGTAGAGATCAGGCCCGGATACCTGGTTCTTGCTTCTGCAATCCTGCCTTCGGACAACAAAGATCTGGTGGATCTGTACAAATGTGGTCTGAACAGCGATGGCTTCCTGCAGGAAGCACATGCCAAACTGCGTCCTGTTGACTTGAGTGTTGACGGTATGTTCCTGGCAGGCCTCTGTCATTATCCCAAGCCTGTAGATGAAGCCATAGCTCAGGCTCAGGCGGCGGTTTCCCGAGCTTCCACCATCCTGTCCAGAGCTGTGATGCCTCTGGATTCCATTAAATCATATGTTACTGAAAATTGTGATGGTTGTGCCATTTGCGTGGATACTTGTCCTTACGGCGCCATCAAGTTGACTGGATATGAAGAAGATGGGGTAGACCATAAAAAGATTGAGACCAACAAGGCCCTGTGTAAAGGTTGTGGTATTTGCGAAGCAACCTGTCCCAAGCATGGGGTATATATCCATGGGTTTACCAATGAGCAGCTTAAGGCCCAGATTTATGCGGCTTTAGAAAATGTTTAA
- a CDS encoding hydrogenase iron-sulfur subunit, giving the protein MAEKYEPVIVGFLCNWCAYAGADLAGVSRLQYPTNMRAIRVMCSGMVHPNLVVEALEKGADGVLVLGUHLGECHYLDGNHKAFARAQAIKLVLEDLGIDPERFRLDWVSSAEAPRFAKVVSEFTEQIKSLGPNPVKAQKEAVNA; this is encoded by the coding sequence ATGGCTGAAAAGTATGAACCCGTCATTGTCGGATTTCTCTGCAATTGGTGCGCATATGCCGGCGCAGACCTGGCCGGCGTTTCTCGTTTGCAATATCCCACAAACATGCGCGCAATCAGAGTAATGTGTTCGGGAATGGTCCATCCGAATTTGGTTGTTGAAGCTCTGGAAAAGGGCGCTGATGGCGTCCTGGTCCTGGGCTGACACCTTGGTGAATGTCATTACCTGGATGGTAATCACAAAGCTTTTGCCAGGGCACAGGCCATAAAACTGGTATTGGAAGATCTGGGAATTGATCCTGAGAGATTCAGATTAGACTGGGTATCATCTGCCGAGGCTCCAAGGTTTGCCAAAGTAGTATCCGAGTTCACTGAGCAGATAAAATCTCTGGGTCCCAACCCTGTCAAAGCCCAAAAAGAGGCAGTAAACGCCTAA
- a CDS encoding methyl viologen-reducing hydrogenase → MTKVTVAEEWLNACAGCEIAILNVGDVLVDLLVNNLEFVHIPVLIDKKYFGQTGEDKELSIPEAVVGIVSGGVRNEEHKEVLLEMRKKCQILIALGTCATDGGIPAMINMYSEEELKQFYYKDSPTTDPAEYPTEHIPPLLDQCYALDEIVKVDVSLPGCPPHPDWIAGAILALLDGKTEFKMPERSVCDACPTVRESKKGIADIKRLYMAAEYDPEKPLNEMRCLLEQGLLCLGPVTGVGCGGTKGAPRCISARVPCRGCYGPVRKGAKPLVDYMGALASVGFDPAKMPDRRGYLARFSGAHGVLKKIG, encoded by the coding sequence ATGACCAAGGTAACAGTAGCTGAAGAGTGGTTGAATGCCTGTGCGGGGTGTGAGATCGCTATTCTCAATGTTGGAGATGTCCTGGTGGACCTGCTGGTCAACAACCTGGAATTTGTACATATACCGGTGCTCATAGATAAAAAATACTTTGGGCAGACCGGTGAGGATAAAGAGCTGAGTATACCTGAAGCAGTGGTGGGCATTGTGTCAGGTGGAGTGCGCAACGAGGAACATAAAGAAGTTCTGCTTGAAATGCGCAAAAAATGTCAGATTCTCATAGCCCTGGGTACCTGTGCCACTGATGGCGGTATTCCGGCCATGATCAATATGTATTCTGAAGAGGAACTTAAACAGTTTTATTACAAGGATTCACCTACCACTGATCCCGCCGAATATCCCACAGAGCATATTCCACCCCTTTTGGATCAGTGTTATGCGCTGGATGAAATAGTCAAGGTGGACGTGTCCCTGCCCGGGTGCCCACCGCACCCTGACTGGATAGCTGGAGCCATCCTGGCCCTTCTCGATGGCAAGACCGAATTCAAGATGCCTGAAAGATCTGTTTGTGATGCCTGTCCTACGGTCAGGGAAAGCAAAAAAGGTATAGCAGACATCAAGCGTCTTTATATGGCTGCAGAATATGATCCGGAAAAGCCTCTCAATGAGATGCGCTGTCTTCTGGAACAGGGACTGTTGTGTCTCGGGCCGGTAACAGGCGTTGGCTGCGGGGGAACTAAAGGTGCTCCGAGGTGTATTTCTGCCAGGGTGCCCTGCAGAGGCTGTTATGGTCCCGTCAGAAAAGGTGCCAAACCTTTGGTGGATTATATGGGAGCCTTGGCTTCCGTGGGATTTGATCCCGCTAAGATGCCTGATCGCCGCGGGTATCTGGCCCGTTTTTCCGGTGCTCACGGCGTACTCAAAAAGATTGGTTAG
- a CDS encoding Ni/Fe hydrogenase subunit alpha: MGKTLNIAPITRIEGHASVSIHLDDTGNVSDARMHVLSLRGFEQFVLGRPVEEVPRIVPRICGICPWHHHLASNKAADACLGVELPPTGRKLRELCQMMAYIPDKILHFYFLAAPDFVLGPDADYSVRNVVGIVGANPELAKKVVHMRYKGQMLLEKFAGKVIHPVAGVVGGFSKPLLEEERKEILAGIQELKDFSIFTIKFAREEVFPKYLDAVKILGVFPSGYLGTVRPSDGALELYDGELRMMDKDGNFDQFTYPEYVDYIGEHTEPWTYLKFPYSRKAGSLNLDENDPVGVYRANTLARINVCDKMATPMAQEELEIFRKEFGRPTHLTLLYHWARLIELVQACERAEELLNDPEITGREHRAKNIEPRAGDGVGCVEAPRGTLIHHYKTDDNGMVTMANMIVGTTHNNAPMNLSVKQAARALIKDGSYDQGILNRVEMAIRAYDP; encoded by the coding sequence ATGGGAAAGACTTTAAATATAGCTCCCATAACCCGCATTGAAGGGCATGCCAGTGTATCGATACATCTTGATGATACTGGGAATGTATCTGATGCCAGGATGCATGTTCTGTCCCTGCGTGGTTTTGAGCAATTTGTTTTAGGCAGGCCGGTGGAGGAAGTTCCGCGCATAGTTCCTCGCATCTGCGGTATTTGCCCCTGGCATCATCACCTGGCCTCCAATAAGGCAGCTGATGCCTGTCTTGGGGTCGAACTGCCACCAACTGGCAGAAAGTTGCGTGAGCTGTGTCAGATGATGGCCTACATTCCAGACAAGATTCTGCATTTCTATTTTCTGGCTGCTCCGGATTTCGTGCTTGGACCGGACGCAGACTATTCCGTCCGCAATGTTGTTGGAATAGTAGGAGCTAATCCTGAGCTGGCCAAGAAAGTAGTACATATGCGTTATAAGGGTCAGATGCTGCTTGAAAAGTTTGCAGGCAAGGTTATTCATCCCGTTGCCGGTGTTGTAGGTGGTTTTTCCAAGCCACTGCTTGAGGAAGAGCGTAAGGAAATCCTTGCAGGTATCCAGGAACTTAAGGACTTCAGCATATTTACCATTAAGTTTGCCAGGGAAGAAGTGTTCCCCAAATACTTGGATGCAGTAAAGATACTGGGAGTATTTCCTTCTGGCTACCTTGGAACCGTGAGACCTTCTGATGGAGCTCTGGAGCTTTACGACGGCGAACTCAGGATGATGGATAAAGACGGAAATTTTGATCAGTTTACCTATCCGGAGTATGTAGATTACATTGGTGAGCATACAGAGCCGTGGACTTATCTCAAATTCCCTTATTCCAGAAAGGCTGGCAGCCTCAATCTCGATGAAAATGATCCAGTGGGCGTTTACCGCGCCAATACTCTGGCCAGAATTAATGTGTGTGACAAAATGGCTACACCCATGGCTCAGGAAGAGCTGGAAATTTTCCGCAAAGAGTTTGGTCGGCCCACCCATTTGACCCTTTTGTATCACTGGGCAAGACTTATTGAGCTTGTACAGGCCTGTGAAAGAGCCGAAGAGCTTCTGAATGATCCTGAAATCACAGGACGTGAGCACAGGGCTAAAAATATTGAGCCAAGAGCCGGTGACGGGGTTGGATGTGTTGAGGCACCAAGGGGAACGCTGATTCACCATTACAAGACAGATGATAATGGAATGGTGACCATGGCCAACATGATTGTGGGTACAACCCACAATAATGCTCCCATGAACCTGTCAGTAAAACAGGCTGCCAGGGCACTTATCAAAGATGGAAGTTATGATCAGGGTATACTGAATCGTGTGGAGATGGCCATACGCGCCTACGACCCGTGA
- a CDS encoding hydrogenase maturation protease — MDWSSMFNSRVVVFGCGNTLYGDDGLGPKVVEALEKDESLGKDIAVIDAGTSIRPLLFDLIMGDRHPERIIVVDITTDEDIEPGEIKEIDVDQVDPKKISDFSMHQFPTTNLLKELKDSTDIKLNILVARPVNVPEKMAEGLTPEMERAVGSIVDRIKEIVAV; from the coding sequence ATGGACTGGTCAAGCATGTTTAATTCCAGAGTAGTCGTCTTTGGGTGCGGAAATACATTGTATGGTGATGATGGATTAGGGCCCAAAGTAGTTGAAGCTCTTGAAAAGGATGAATCACTTGGAAAGGATATAGCAGTCATTGATGCTGGCACATCCATCAGGCCACTGCTTTTTGACCTGATTATGGGCGACAGGCACCCGGAGCGAATTATTGTGGTGGATATTACCACTGATGAAGATATTGAGCCAGGAGAAATCAAGGAAATTGACGTTGATCAGGTTGACCCGAAAAAAATATCTGATTTTTCCATGCATCAGTTTCCCACCACTAATCTTCTTAAAGAACTGAAGGACAGTACTGATATTAAGCTGAACATTCTGGTGGCCAGACCTGTAAATGTTCCTGAAAAAATGGCTGAAGGCTTGACTCCGGAGATGGAAAGGGCTGTTGGGAGTATTGTAGACCGGATCAAGGAGATTGTAGCTGTCTGA